The Drosophila nasuta strain 15112-1781.00 chromosome 2L, ASM2355853v1, whole genome shotgun sequence genome window below encodes:
- the LOC132783686 gene encoding mitochondrial basic amino acids transporter isoform X2 has translation MKSILLSDNIRGLYRGISSPMMGIGLVNAIVFGVYGNVQRLSDNPNSLASHFWAGAAGGLVQSIVCAPMELAKTRLQLANHIDSSHKFKGPIDCLMYIYRTEGIRGCFKGFTATILRDIPGFSSYFVSYEFLMQCNQTPGVFYTLMAGGFAGVASWLACYPVDVIKTHLQADALGKHAKYNGFVDCAVKSYEREGYMFFFRGLNSTLIRAFPMNAACFFLLFRGY, from the exons AtgaaatcaatattattgTCCGATAATATTCGTGGTTTATACCGTGGTATTTCGAGTCCAATGATGGGAATCGGTCTAGTTAATGCAATTGTGTTTGGCGTTTACGGCAACGTCCAGCGATTATCGGATAATCCGAACTCACTAGCCTCACACTTTTGGGCTGGTGCTGCCGGTGGACTTGTGCAAAGTATCGTATGTGCACCAATGGAATTGGCAAAAACACGACTTCAACTTGCAAATCATATCGATAGTTCACACAAATTCAAAGGACCGATTGATTGtcttatgtacatatatcgaACAGAAGGTATTAGAGGTTGTTTCAAAGGATTTACAGCAACAATACTTCGGGATATACCAG GCTTCTCTAGTTATTTTGTCTCCTATGAGTTTCTAATGCAATGCAATCAAACACCAGGTGTCTTCTATACGCTGATGGCAGGAGGATTTGCTGGAGTTGCTTCTTGGCTAGCGTGTTATCCCGTCGATGTGATCAAGACCCATTTGCAAGCCGATGCTCTTGGcaaacatgcaaaatataatgGATTTGTTGATTGTGCGGTGAAAAGTTATGAACGTGAGGGTTACATGTTCTTCTTCCGTGGTTTGAATTCGACGTTAATTCGCGCGTTTCCAATGAACGCGGcatgcttttttttgttgtttcgtgGATATTAG
- the LOC132783683 gene encoding LOW QUALITY PROTEIN: BOS complex subunit ncln (The sequence of the model RefSeq protein was modified relative to this genomic sequence to represent the inferred CDS: substituted 1 base at 1 genomic stop codon) — protein MLNEVDSFADIFRGGLPYCLLVALPILILVSPSMASDFQVMSMTKFDVNGEQFGSRSSAISLEAKSLYTWSTGRHCVLARLLDISVNDLNKIRQKAGGLIIMLPKDVTALNDEVKEHVLMLEQQMLSQAIPVPVYFAPFNPKLEEILKDVTHTAIDNNVENKTAFGQMLLLVSANGYHVTVDGQNSAANKNSKIPVIQGEFVPNQFVAKHMDNSGDGNSLPLILITASLKTFGIINDYPLNADSAVTMALVEIFSKLHSMISMSPKYRLGFXLSDSGLLLNFQGSKKWLEIDDNSVLQNVEFVLCLDTITQSLGGNQPNVLYMHVSKPPKEKTSISNFFKILKSVSAQHGGNLTVEGVHKKINLADSKLSWEHERFSMKRFPAFTLSSVKNPSSPLRTTMFKDDESQIVTQLITSAKIIAESLACYMYKIDPQSDVFDGHVAINENNILPYLGLRSILQNNDIKDGFEKYLKNVKIVYDKPDAREPDFMFYNGVDAKLNVYRVKPAIFDLFLTFVITIYLSTIYFAIQFFPRFYDLVSAKLNLSMRSSNGNAQNAMKRK, from the exons atgttaaatgaagtTGATAGTTTCGCAGACATCTTTCGAGGTGGACTGCCCTATTGTCTTCTTGTTGCTTTGCCGATACTAATACTAGTTTCCCCGAGCATGGCCAGCGATTTTCAAGTAATGTCGATGACCAAATTTGATGTCAATGGTGAACAATTCG GTAGCCGATCTTCTGCCATATCTCTGGAAGCGAAATCTCTCTACACATGGAGTACTGGTCGTCATTGTGTTCTTGCAAG gCTTCTCGATATTTCTGTGaatgatttgaataaaattcgTCAAAAGGCTGGTGGGCTTATAATTATGTTGCCTAAAGATGTCACAGCCTTAAACGATGAAGTTAAAGAACATGTTTTAATGTTGGAGCAGCAAATGCTGTCTCAAGCCATCCCAGTGCCAGTTTATTTTGCACCTTTCAACCCAAAGTTGGAAGAAATCTTGAAGGATGTGACGCACACAGCGATTGATAATAATGTTGAGAATAAAACAGCATTTGGACAAATGTTGTTACTGGTGTCGGCAAACGGTTATCATGTTACTGTTGATGGCCAAAATAGTGCGGCgaataaaaatagcaaaatccCTGTGATTCAAGGTGAATTTGTGCCAAATCAATTTGTTGCCAAGCACATGGATAACTCGGGCGATGGCAATAGTTTGCCACTTATTCTAATAACAGCCAGTCTTAAGACTTTTGGAATTATAAAT GATTACCCTTTGAATGCTGATTCAGCTGTAACAATGGCTCTAGTTGAAATTTTCAGCAAATTACACTCAATGATTAGCATGTCGCCCAAATACCGTTTGGGATTTTAACTCTCCGATTCTGGTTTATTACTCAACTTCCAGGGATCGAAGAAATGGCTGGAAATTGACGACAATAGTGTGCTACAg AATGTTGAATTTGTATTGTGCCTAGATACGATCACACAAAGTTTGGGAGGCAATCAGccaaatgttttatatatgcatgtgtCAAAGCCACCCAAAGAGAAGACTTCTATCAGTAATTTCTTTAAGATTCTGAAATCGGTATCGGCCCAACATGGTGGTAACCTGACCGTTGAAGGTGTGCATAAGAAAATCAATTTGGCTGATTCGAAATTGTCATGGGAGCATGAGCGTTTTAGTATGAAACGTTTCCCGGCCTTTACCTTGTCTTCGGTGAAGAACCCGTCAAGTCCTTTAAGAACGACAATGTTTAAGGATGATGAATCGCAAATAGTAACGCAGTTAATTACGTCGGCGAAAATAATTGCCGAATCTCTCGCCtgttatatgtataaaatagaTCCACAGTCAGATGTCTTTGACGGTCATGTG gccataaatgaaaataatattttgccaTACCTTGGGCTCCGATCGATTTTGCAGAATAATGATATTAAGGACGGATTTGAGAAGTATCTGAAAAACGTGAAAATCGTTTACGATAAACCAGATGCGCGGGAACCTGATTTCATGTTCTACAACGGCGTGGATGCCAAGCTAAACGTTTATAGAGTGAAGCCAGCTATATTTGATCTATTCCTTACTTTTGTCATAACCATTTATCTTTCAACCATCtattttgcaattcaattcTTTCCTCGTTTTTACGATCTAGTTTcagcaaaattgaatttatcaaTGCGTTCCTCTAATGGCAATGCACAGAACGCCATGAAACGAAAGTAA
- the LOC132783686 gene encoding mitochondrial basic amino acids transporter isoform X1 — MDFIAGLFGGAAGVLVGHPFDTVKVHLQTDNPNNPKYRGTFHCMKSILLSDNIRGLYRGISSPMMGIGLVNAIVFGVYGNVQRLSDNPNSLASHFWAGAAGGLVQSIVCAPMELAKTRLQLANHIDSSHKFKGPIDCLMYIYRTEGIRGCFKGFTATILRDIPGFSSYFVSYEFLMQCNQTPGVFYTLMAGGFAGVASWLACYPVDVIKTHLQADALGKHAKYNGFVDCAVKSYEREGYMFFFRGLNSTLIRAFPMNAACFFLLFRGY, encoded by the exons atggacTTTATTGCTGGTCTTTTCGGag GTGCAGCGGGAGTTCTCGTTGGTCACCCGTTTGACACAGTTAAAGTGCACTTACAGACTGATAATCCGAATAATCCGAAATATAGGGGAACATTTCATTGCAtgaaatcaatattattgTCCGATAATATTCGTGGTTTATACCGTGGTATTTCGAGTCCAATGATGGGAATCGGTCTAGTTAATGCAATTGTGTTTGGCGTTTACGGCAACGTCCAGCGATTATCGGATAATCCGAACTCACTAGCCTCACACTTTTGGGCTGGTGCTGCCGGTGGACTTGTGCAAAGTATCGTATGTGCACCAATGGAATTGGCAAAAACACGACTTCAACTTGCAAATCATATCGATAGTTCACACAAATTCAAAGGACCGATTGATTGtcttatgtacatatatcgaACAGAAGGTATTAGAGGTTGTTTCAAAGGATTTACAGCAACAATACTTCGGGATATACCAG GCTTCTCTAGTTATTTTGTCTCCTATGAGTTTCTAATGCAATGCAATCAAACACCAGGTGTCTTCTATACGCTGATGGCAGGAGGATTTGCTGGAGTTGCTTCTTGGCTAGCGTGTTATCCCGTCGATGTGATCAAGACCCATTTGCAAGCCGATGCTCTTGGcaaacatgcaaaatataatgGATTTGTTGATTGTGCGGTGAAAAGTTATGAACGTGAGGGTTACATGTTCTTCTTCCGTGGTTTGAATTCGACGTTAATTCGCGCGTTTCCAATGAACGCGGcatgcttttttttgttgtttcgtgGATATTAG